The following proteins are encoded in a genomic region of Actinomadura sp. NAK00032:
- a CDS encoding ABC transporter ATP-binding protein, translating into MNAVTAQNLTKHYPVRRGRRAKGAVVHAVDDVSFEVPAGRTLAIVGESGCGKSTIARMLVRLVRPTAGRVLVEGADGAGRADARAVQLVSQNPWSALNRRKSIRHALEQPLAVHGLAPDRAARAARAEELLGLVGLSPAYLDRRPGGVSGGELQRITVARALAVEPAALVLDEPTASLDVSVKALLVNLLLDLQRRLRLSYVLITHEIEIARHMADRVAVMYLGRLVEYGDAERVFGDPRHPYTRSLLAAVPDLGEPGARTAPPPLAGDVPSAVDIPSGCRFHTRCPFAESGCRSTEPALADTGDGRQAACLRLADLSPAAAPTDAAPPTDEESP; encoded by the coding sequence ATGAACGCCGTCACCGCGCAGAACCTCACCAAGCACTACCCGGTCCGGCGGGGGCGCCGCGCGAAGGGCGCCGTCGTGCACGCCGTGGACGACGTGTCGTTCGAGGTGCCCGCGGGGCGGACCCTCGCGATCGTCGGCGAGTCCGGCTGCGGCAAGTCGACGATCGCGCGGATGCTCGTCCGGCTGGTCCGCCCGACCGCGGGCCGCGTCCTCGTCGAGGGCGCGGACGGCGCGGGCCGGGCGGACGCGCGCGCCGTCCAGCTCGTGTCGCAGAACCCCTGGTCCGCGCTCAACCGCCGCAAGAGCATCCGGCACGCGCTGGAGCAGCCGCTCGCCGTCCACGGCCTCGCTCCGGACCGGGCCGCCCGCGCCGCGCGGGCCGAGGAGCTGCTGGGGCTGGTCGGGCTGTCCCCCGCCTACCTGGACCGCCGGCCGGGCGGGGTCAGCGGCGGGGAGCTGCAGCGGATCACGGTCGCGCGGGCGCTCGCGGTCGAGCCGGCGGCGCTGGTGCTGGACGAGCCGACCGCCAGCCTGGACGTCAGCGTGAAGGCGCTGCTGGTCAACCTGCTGCTCGACCTGCAGCGGCGGCTGAGGCTGAGCTACGTCCTGATCACCCACGAGATCGAGATCGCGCGGCACATGGCCGACCGGGTCGCCGTGATGTACCTCGGGCGGCTGGTGGAGTACGGCGACGCCGAGCGCGTCTTCGGCGACCCCCGGCACCCGTACACGCGGTCGCTGCTGGCCGCCGTGCCGGACCTCGGCGAGCCCGGCGCGAGGACTGCTCCGCCGCCGCTTGCGGGCGACGTCCCGTCGGCCGTCGACATCCCGTCCGGCTGCCGCTTCCACACGCGCTGCCCGTTCGCCGAGAGCGGCTGCCGCAGCACCGAGCCCGCCCTGGCCGACACCGGCGACGGGCGGCAGGCGGCCTGCCTCCGGCTCGCCGACCTGTCCCCCGCAGCGGCGCCCACCGACGCCGCACCACCGACCGATGAGGAGAGCCCATGA
- a CDS encoding nitrilase-related carbon-nitrogen hydrolase has protein sequence MTEPASDAAITQRTDGGYATAELAKDAWTLGVVQSRVHPAADAAAQEANLAHMLHLIDNAFHTGFGPAPDLLFFHEFPISGWDRWTKSETERRCIEIPGPETERIAAKAREHGCHIAFGAYVRDPDWPGHVLSVTTLIGPDGAILAKHWKARNVKGVFGGLELFTTTTYDVLDRYVEMYGPDAVLPVARTGLGNISLSSTQLEPELFRALAIKGAEVFLRTASGSFSEVDVRASALHNRVYCAIVNNSVLARESNYFEDTGAGGSAVYGPDGRVLAAADSKFEKLITAPIPIASFRAAHRQPDIHWDLYRPVFDGYRSRFEPNLYTGYQPTGLEDAGRYLNGRSRWR, from the coding sequence ATGACCGAGCCCGCGAGCGACGCGGCGATCACCCAGCGGACCGACGGCGGGTACGCGACCGCCGAGCTGGCCAAGGACGCCTGGACGCTCGGGGTCGTCCAGTCGCGGGTGCACCCGGCCGCCGACGCGGCCGCGCAGGAGGCGAACCTCGCGCACATGCTGCACCTGATCGACAACGCCTTCCACACCGGCTTCGGGCCGGCGCCCGACCTGCTGTTCTTCCACGAGTTCCCGATCAGCGGCTGGGACCGGTGGACGAAGTCGGAGACCGAGCGGCGCTGCATCGAGATCCCCGGCCCGGAGACCGAGCGGATCGCGGCGAAGGCGCGCGAGCACGGCTGCCACATCGCGTTCGGCGCCTACGTCCGCGACCCCGACTGGCCGGGGCACGTGCTCAGCGTCACCACGCTGATCGGCCCGGACGGCGCGATCCTCGCCAAGCACTGGAAGGCGCGCAACGTCAAGGGCGTGTTCGGCGGGCTGGAGCTGTTCACCACGACGACCTACGACGTGCTGGACCGGTACGTCGAGATGTACGGCCCGGACGCGGTGCTGCCGGTCGCGCGGACGGGGCTCGGCAACATCTCGCTGTCGTCCACGCAGCTGGAGCCGGAGCTGTTCCGGGCGCTGGCGATCAAGGGCGCGGAGGTCTTCCTGCGCACCGCCAGCGGCAGCTTCTCGGAGGTGGACGTCCGCGCGTCGGCGCTGCACAACCGGGTGTACTGCGCGATCGTCAACAACTCGGTGCTGGCCCGGGAGTCGAACTACTTCGAGGACACGGGGGCGGGCGGCTCGGCCGTCTACGGCCCGGACGGGCGGGTGCTCGCCGCCGCCGACAGCAAGTTCGAGAAGCTGATCACCGCGCCGATCCCGATCGCCTCGTTCCGGGCCGCGCACCGCCAGCCCGACATCCACTGGGACCTGTACCGCCCGGTCTTCGACGGGTACCGGAGCCGGTTCGAGCCGAACCTCTACACCGGGTACCAGCCGACCGGGCTGGAGGACGCGGGGCGCTACCTGAACGGCCGCTCCCGCTGGCGGTGA
- a CDS encoding nuclear transport factor 2 family protein has translation MKSPLEATEAMLQAVIDRDLDAVLDAFSGAPDAYVFPEGPRWTTRGGDRIEQGWRAYFEAPVGIDGYAWAEGPHVFESATLGQVTGVVDYDVHGDGRAGRLRMRMTWLLRAEGGRWRIVHEHGSQPLADPYGAGDWWPAGARPLGADA, from the coding sequence ATGAAGTCCCCGCTCGAAGCGACCGAGGCCATGCTCCAGGCGGTCATCGACCGCGACCTCGACGCCGTCCTCGACGCCTTCTCCGGCGCGCCCGACGCCTACGTCTTCCCCGAGGGCCCGCGCTGGACGACGCGCGGCGGCGACCGGATCGAGCAGGGCTGGCGCGCCTACTTCGAGGCCCCCGTCGGCATCGACGGCTACGCGTGGGCCGAGGGCCCGCACGTGTTCGAGTCCGCGACGCTCGGCCAGGTCACCGGCGTCGTCGACTACGACGTGCACGGGGACGGCCGCGCGGGCCGGCTCCGGATGCGGATGACCTGGCTGCTGCGCGCCGAGGGCGGGCGCTGGCGCATCGTCCACGAGCACGGGTCGCAGCCGCTCGCCGACCCCTACGGCGCGGGCGACTGGTGGCCCGCCGGCGCCCGCCCCCTCGGCGCGGACGCCTGA
- a CDS encoding IclR family transcriptional regulator: MTSTAQPSELSPRAEERAGTGQTIATVERAADVLMYFAEQRAATLGVTEVATALGLSKAAVHRILTSLRGHGLIELDEATRRYSLGIGAMKLGMAYLERIDVRTVARPELTALSERTLETATLSVRSGWTRSYIDQVTPRRELIMSVTLGVPYPLHAGASSKAFLAYLSDEEIDHYLAQPALEQLTPDTPASPPRLRREIEEIRARGYAASIAERQAGAASVAAPILDQNDRPIAVMSVSGPIDRFREETEFCASALLQTVRRLSERFGHRPA, encoded by the coding sequence ATGACCAGCACCGCGCAGCCGAGCGAGCTCTCCCCCCGCGCCGAGGAGCGCGCGGGGACGGGCCAGACCATCGCCACGGTCGAGCGCGCGGCCGACGTCCTGATGTACTTCGCGGAGCAGCGGGCGGCGACCCTCGGCGTCACCGAGGTGGCCACCGCGCTCGGGCTGTCCAAGGCGGCGGTGCACCGCATCCTCACCTCGCTGCGCGGGCACGGGCTGATCGAGCTGGACGAGGCGACCCGGCGCTACTCCCTCGGGATCGGCGCGATGAAGCTCGGCATGGCCTACCTGGAGCGGATCGACGTGCGGACCGTCGCCCGCCCCGAGCTGACCGCGCTGTCGGAGCGCACGCTGGAGACCGCGACGCTGTCGGTCCGCTCCGGCTGGACGCGCTCCTACATCGACCAGGTGACCCCGCGCCGCGAGCTGATCATGTCGGTGACGCTCGGCGTGCCCTACCCGCTGCACGCCGGGGCGTCCTCGAAGGCGTTCCTGGCCTACCTGTCCGACGAGGAGATCGATCACTACCTCGCGCAGCCCGCGCTGGAGCAGCTCACCCCGGACACCCCCGCCAGCCCGCCGCGGCTGCGCCGCGAGATCGAGGAGATCCGCGCCCGCGGCTACGCCGCCTCGATCGCCGAGCGGCAGGCGGGCGCCGCGTCCGTCGCCGCGCCGATCCTCGACCAGAACGACCGGCCGATCGCCGTGATGAGCGTCAGCGGCCCGATCGACCGGTTCCGCGAGGAGACCGAGTTCTGCGCCTCGGCCCTGCTGCAGACGGTGCGCCGGCTGTCCGAGCGCTTCGGCCACCGGCCCGCCTGA
- a CDS encoding aldehyde dehydrogenase family protein, with amino-acid sequence MARQIGVRDPRTGRTDEALGCADAAEVAAAAGRARAAQPGWLALGTAGRTAALRALRDAIAERDEAMTAALVRDTGRLQVSRLETDSVLGSLDRWCERAPGLLDAAGPDPVPTSMPGIGLRQEPLPYPLVGAISPWNFPLLLAMIDAVPALLAGSAVLLKPSEITPRFAAVLRACAAAVPALDGVLTVIDGDGATGAAVVDNVDLVCFTGSVRTGRAVGAAAAARFIPAFLELGGKDPAIVCADADLDRAAQAILYGGTVNTGHSCMSIERVYAAAPVFEEFVGLLVARARKVGLAYPEVTDGELGPIISADQVGIIREHLADAVARGASVRCGGEIRVLGGGAYLEPTVLTGVDHTMKVMREETFGPVLPVMPFADADEAVRLANDSAYGLSAAVFAATTEAALAVGGRLEAGGVSVNDASLTGFVQDGEKNAFKSSGLGGSRMGPASIRRFQRQRSFLIRSPEDRAPWWFG; translated from the coding sequence ATGGCTCGACAGATCGGCGTGCGGGACCCGCGCACCGGGCGCACCGACGAGGCGCTCGGCTGCGCCGACGCCGCCGAGGTGGCCGCGGCGGCGGGCCGGGCCCGCGCGGCGCAGCCCGGCTGGCTCGCGCTCGGCACCGCCGGACGGACGGCGGCGCTGCGTGCGCTGCGGGACGCGATCGCCGAGCGGGACGAGGCGATGACGGCGGCGCTCGTCCGCGACACCGGGCGCCTCCAGGTGTCGCGGCTGGAGACCGACAGCGTCCTCGGCTCCCTGGACCGCTGGTGCGAGCGCGCCCCCGGGCTGCTCGACGCCGCCGGCCCGGACCCCGTGCCGACCTCGATGCCGGGCATCGGCCTCCGGCAGGAGCCGCTGCCCTACCCGCTCGTCGGCGCGATCAGCCCGTGGAACTTCCCGCTGCTGCTGGCGATGATCGACGCCGTCCCCGCGCTGCTCGCCGGCTCGGCGGTGCTGCTCAAGCCGAGCGAGATCACCCCGCGGTTCGCCGCCGTCCTGCGCGCGTGCGCCGCCGCGGTGCCCGCGCTGGACGGCGTCCTCACCGTCATCGACGGCGACGGCGCCACCGGCGCGGCCGTCGTCGACAACGTCGACCTGGTCTGCTTCACCGGCAGCGTGCGGACCGGCCGCGCCGTGGGCGCCGCCGCCGCGGCCCGGTTCATCCCGGCGTTCCTGGAGCTCGGCGGCAAGGACCCGGCCATCGTCTGCGCGGACGCCGACCTCGACCGCGCCGCCCAGGCGATCCTCTACGGCGGGACGGTCAACACCGGCCACTCGTGCATGTCGATCGAGCGGGTGTACGCGGCCGCGCCCGTGTTCGAGGAGTTCGTCGGCCTGCTGGTGGCGCGGGCCCGCAAGGTCGGCCTGGCCTACCCGGAGGTGACCGACGGCGAACTCGGGCCGATCATCTCCGCCGACCAGGTGGGGATCATCCGCGAGCACCTCGCGGACGCGGTGGCGCGCGGCGCGTCCGTCCGCTGCGGCGGGGAGATCCGCGTGCTCGGCGGGGGCGCCTACCTGGAGCCGACGGTGCTCACCGGCGTCGACCACACCATGAAGGTCATGCGGGAGGAGACGTTCGGGCCCGTGCTGCCGGTCATGCCGTTCGCGGACGCCGACGAGGCGGTCCGGCTGGCCAACGACAGCGCGTACGGGCTGTCGGCCGCCGTGTTCGCGGCCACCACCGAGGCCGCCCTGGCGGTCGGCGGGCGGCTGGAGGCGGGCGGCGTCAGCGTCAACGACGCGTCGCTGACCGGGTTCGTGCAGGACGGGGAGAAGAACGCCTTCAAGTCCTCGGGGCTCGGCGGCTCGCGGATGGGCCCCGCGTCGATCCGCCGGTTCCAGCGGCAGCGCTCCTTTCTGATCCGCTCCCCCGAGGACCGGGCGCCCTGGTGGTTCGGCTGA
- a CDS encoding VOC family protein, giving the protein MLGAVIEAVVATRDLAASVGFHTRAFGMDVLARDADSALLGAGGSPTGRLRLVAAPDAPQAPAPRIWDVGPRLLGIYSRDLERTAAAVDAAGGASRDRVTYPYGAATLSEFVALGADGVWWTIPRAAAGHRPSPALEGDPDRLHGELHTAVLVPDDHDAAVAFFTGAGLEVLFAGEMSGEPFDRMTGMPAGASLRLTFLVPPGHAPARLEIMSFTGVDAKDLSGGPLGLRRLVFASDDPAAALRGLEAAGAARLGDASVRGPAGVEIEARRLA; this is encoded by the coding sequence ATGCTCGGAGCGGTCATCGAGGCCGTGGTGGCCACCCGCGACCTCGCGGCGTCCGTCGGCTTCCACACCCGCGCCTTCGGCATGGACGTGCTGGCGCGGGACGCCGACTCGGCCCTGCTCGGCGCCGGGGGATCACCGACCGGGCGGCTGCGCCTCGTCGCCGCGCCGGACGCCCCGCAGGCGCCCGCCCCGCGGATCTGGGACGTCGGGCCGCGGCTCCTCGGCATCTACTCCCGCGACCTGGAGCGGACGGCCGCCGCGGTCGACGCCGCCGGAGGCGCGTCCCGCGACCGCGTGACCTACCCCTACGGCGCGGCCACGCTGAGCGAGTTCGTGGCGCTCGGCGCCGACGGCGTCTGGTGGACGATCCCGCGCGCCGCCGCCGGCCACCGGCCGAGCCCGGCGCTGGAGGGCGACCCGGACCGGCTGCACGGCGAACTGCACACGGCGGTGCTCGTCCCGGACGACCACGACGCGGCGGTCGCGTTCTTCACCGGCGCGGGCCTGGAGGTGCTGTTCGCGGGAGAGATGTCGGGGGAGCCGTTCGACCGGATGACCGGCATGCCCGCCGGCGCGTCGCTGCGCCTGACGTTCCTCGTCCCGCCCGGCCACGCGCCCGCGCGCCTGGAGATCATGTCGTTCACCGGCGTGGACGCGAAGGACCTGTCGGGCGGCCCGCTCGGGCTGCGCCGGCTGGTGTTCGCCTCCGACGACCCCGCGGCGGCGCTGCGCGGCCTGGAGGCGGCCGGCGCCGCGCGCCTCGGCGACGCTTCGGTGCGCGGACCGGCGGGCGTCGAGATCGAGGCGCGCCGGCTCGCCTGA
- a CDS encoding FAD-dependent oxidoreductase — protein MPYDVVIIGAGTGGIPCAVEAARHGARVLLVEKDTRIGGTLHTSGGHMSAAGTRRQRERGIADTVEEHLADIERISGGTARADLVGLAARHAPETIDWLDEQGFDFAPESPRLVYGHEPYGVPRTYYGKDGGLSILAVLRRLLDEQVAAGRVELWLGSTAIGLTGAPGVTVLRNGVDEVEVTAPAVVLATGGFAADHELFQEIEGVPLVSAAHPTSTGDGLVIAREAGAAIAGRGRYLPTFGGLPHPTTPGKAYYEERPLLVATERLPWEIYVDRAGRRFVAEDERSIDRKERALASATDGTFWTVFDDKARLNSVPMVIGWSPDDVLAKAGTRTGVHRADTIAGLAALAGIDAAGLTATVERYNAAVAAGRDAEFGRAHLPAPIADGPFFAMQNHGITLITFSGLDVDERLRVRRADGTPLPGVHALGELIGAAATCGNSFCGGMLVTPALTFGRLLGRRLATGAG, from the coding sequence GTGCCGTACGACGTCGTCATCATCGGAGCCGGGACCGGCGGCATCCCCTGCGCCGTGGAGGCCGCCCGGCACGGCGCCCGGGTGCTGCTCGTGGAGAAGGACACCCGGATCGGCGGCACCCTGCACACCAGTGGCGGGCACATGTCCGCCGCCGGGACGCGGCGGCAGCGCGAGCGCGGGATCGCCGACACGGTCGAGGAGCACCTGGCCGACATCGAGCGGATCAGCGGCGGCACCGCCCGCGCCGACCTCGTCGGGCTCGCCGCGCGGCACGCGCCCGAGACCATCGACTGGCTCGACGAGCAGGGCTTCGACTTCGCCCCCGAGTCGCCCCGGCTCGTCTACGGCCACGAGCCCTACGGCGTCCCGCGCACCTACTACGGCAAGGACGGCGGCCTGTCCATCCTGGCCGTCCTCAGGCGGCTGCTGGACGAGCAGGTCGCCGCGGGGCGCGTCGAGCTGTGGCTGGGCAGCACCGCGATCGGCCTCACCGGCGCGCCGGGCGTCACCGTCCTGCGGAACGGGGTCGACGAGGTCGAGGTGACCGCCCCGGCGGTCGTGCTCGCCACCGGCGGCTTCGCCGCCGACCACGAACTGTTCCAGGAGATCGAGGGCGTCCCCCTGGTCAGCGCCGCGCACCCGACGTCCACCGGGGACGGGCTCGTCATCGCGCGCGAGGCGGGCGCCGCGATCGCCGGGCGCGGCCGGTACCTGCCCACGTTCGGCGGGCTGCCGCACCCCACTACCCCGGGGAAGGCCTACTACGAGGAGCGGCCGCTGCTCGTCGCGACCGAGCGGCTCCCCTGGGAGATCTACGTCGACCGCGCGGGCCGCCGCTTCGTCGCCGAGGACGAGCGGAGCATCGACCGCAAGGAGCGCGCCCTCGCCTCCGCCACCGACGGGACGTTCTGGACGGTCTTCGACGACAAGGCGCGGCTCAACTCGGTCCCGATGGTGATCGGCTGGAGCCCCGACGACGTCCTGGCGAAGGCCGGGACCCGCACGGGCGTCCACCGGGCGGACACGATCGCCGGGCTGGCCGCCCTCGCCGGCATCGACGCGGCCGGCCTCACCGCCACCGTGGAACGCTACAACGCGGCCGTGGCCGCCGGGCGCGACGCCGAGTTCGGCCGCGCCCACCTGCCCGCCCCCATCGCGGACGGCCCCTTCTTCGCCATGCAGAACCACGGCATCACCCTGATCACCTTCTCCGGCCTCGACGTGGACGAGCGGCTGCGCGTCCGCCGCGCCGACGGCACCCCGCTGCCCGGCGTGCACGCGCTCGGCGAGCTGATCGGCGCCGCCGCGACCTGCGGCAACAGCTTCTGCGGCGGCATGCTGGTGACCCCGGCCCTGACCTTCGGCCGCCTCCTCGGCCGCCGCCTCGCCACCGGCGCCGGCTGA
- a CDS encoding TIGR03086 family metal-binding protein, whose product MALPEAPADRHRQIAGLFTDRVRGTRSWDAPSPVAGWTARDVVRHLTEWFPAFLASGADVRLPAGPSPDEDPVAAWQVHCDGVQAVLDDPETADRKLTNPHIGTLPLAPAIDRFYTADVFMHTWDLARATGQDDRLDAAFCAELLGGLEGMEEVLRASGQYGPRVEVPAGADVQTRLLGFIGRDPFWRAP is encoded by the coding sequence ATGGCGCTGCCTGAGGCTCCCGCCGACCGGCACCGGCAGATCGCCGGGCTGTTCACCGACCGCGTCCGCGGCACCCGGTCCTGGGACGCGCCGTCCCCGGTCGCCGGCTGGACCGCCCGCGACGTCGTGCGCCACCTGACCGAGTGGTTCCCCGCGTTCCTGGCCTCCGGCGCCGACGTCCGGCTGCCCGCCGGGCCGTCGCCGGACGAGGACCCCGTCGCCGCGTGGCAGGTGCACTGCGACGGCGTGCAGGCGGTGCTGGACGACCCGGAGACGGCCGACCGCAAGCTCACCAACCCGCACATCGGCACCCTGCCGCTCGCGCCCGCGATCGACCGGTTCTACACCGCCGACGTGTTCATGCACACCTGGGACCTGGCCAGGGCCACCGGTCAGGACGACCGGCTCGACGCCGCCTTCTGCGCCGAGCTCCTCGGCGGCCTGGAGGGGATGGAGGAGGTGCTCCGCGCGTCCGGCCAGTACGGGCCCCGGGTCGAGGTGCCCGCCGGCGCGGACGTCCAGACGCGGCTGCTCGGCTTCATCGGCCGCGACCCGTTCTGGCGGGCGCCCTGA
- a CDS encoding SRPBCC family protein, with protein sequence MTTETTIEADPELPVIRMTRDFAATPGQLLRAHTDPELFARWVGPDGMTTRIDQWDARTGGSWRYAASGDGGEEYWFHGCFHEVRPDRIVQTFTFEGEPDGVALETLWFEDLGDGRTRLRAQSLVDSFASRDAWLRSGMETGVNEGYAKLERMIADGAA encoded by the coding sequence ATGACCACGGAGACGACCATCGAGGCCGACCCGGAGCTGCCGGTCATCAGGATGACCCGTGACTTCGCGGCGACGCCCGGGCAGCTGCTGCGCGCCCACACCGATCCCGAGCTGTTCGCGCGGTGGGTGGGCCCCGACGGCATGACCACCCGCATCGACCAGTGGGACGCGCGCACCGGCGGCAGCTGGCGGTACGCCGCGTCGGGCGACGGCGGCGAGGAGTACTGGTTCCACGGCTGCTTCCACGAGGTGCGGCCCGACCGCATCGTGCAGACCTTCACGTTCGAGGGCGAGCCCGACGGCGTCGCGCTGGAGACGCTGTGGTTCGAGGACCTGGGCGACGGCCGGACCCGGCTGCGCGCGCAGTCGCTCGTCGACAGCTTCGCGAGCCGCGACGCCTGGCTGCGCAGCGGCATGGAGACCGGGGTCAACGAGGGGTACGCCAAACTGGAGAGGATGATCGCCGATGGCGCTGCCTGA
- a CDS encoding helix-turn-helix transcriptional regulator: MTADALSQAFAALADPTRRDMVARLSEGDATVGELAEPYRMSLQAVYKHLRVLEGAGLVTRPAGPQPRRVRLEAGAFDLMDTWIERHRARVERRYRRLDAVLEQMKEDEHDHGDDHRGRPGAAGHQDDP, translated from the coding sequence ATGACCGCGGACGCGCTGTCGCAGGCCTTCGCGGCCCTCGCGGACCCCACCCGGCGCGACATGGTGGCCCGGCTCTCCGAGGGCGACGCGACGGTGGGCGAGCTCGCCGAGCCGTACCGGATGTCCCTGCAGGCCGTCTACAAGCACCTGCGGGTCCTCGAAGGCGCGGGGCTCGTCACCCGGCCGGCCGGGCCGCAGCCGAGGCGGGTGCGCCTGGAGGCCGGGGCCTTCGACCTGATGGACACCTGGATCGAACGCCACCGGGCCCGCGTCGAGCGGCGCTACCGCCGCCTCGACGCCGTCCTGGAGCAGATGAAGGAGGACGAGCATGACCACGGAGACGACCATCGAGGCCGACCCGGAGCTGCCGGTCATCAGGATGACCCGTGA
- a CDS encoding FAD-binding protein, whose amino-acid sequence MDAHPSAGLAVPPVLPAADLPAGAERFDVVVVGFGIAGGCAALEAARSGARVLILERAAVHGGTSSMSGGHFYLGGGTAVQRATGHEDTAEAMARYLAASTKDPDEEKIRAYCEGSVAHFDWLEALGFRFERSYFPGKAVIQPGTEGLMFTGNEKVWPFRDEVPPAPRGHKVPVPGDTEGTRIVMDLLRDRVEEAGVEVRYETGATNLVAAADGAVTGVAWRRFDETGAVAAAAVVIAAGGFVMNSDMVAAYTPALGGKLFTLGGSYDDGLGIRLGQSAGAALEHMDEPFVTAPFYPPSSLVKGLIVNNRGERFVAEDSYHARTSYFVLRQPDAAAYLIADGDHMQEQRMPLVPLKDGYETIEEMEAGLKLPSGSLAATMARYNEHAARGEDPDFHKHPDWLAPQTRGPWGVYDLSLGTALYAGFTLGGMATTVDGEVRRPDRSVIAGLYAAGACASNIAQDGAGYCSGTQLGEGSFFGRRAGRAAARRARAASR is encoded by the coding sequence ATGGACGCACACCCCTCTGCGGGACTGGCCGTCCCGCCGGTCCTGCCGGCCGCGGACCTGCCCGCCGGCGCCGAGCGCTTCGACGTGGTCGTCGTCGGCTTCGGGATCGCCGGCGGCTGCGCCGCGCTGGAGGCCGCGCGCTCGGGGGCGCGCGTGCTGATCCTGGAGCGGGCGGCCGTGCACGGCGGGACGTCCAGCATGTCGGGCGGCCACTTCTACCTCGGCGGCGGCACCGCCGTCCAGCGGGCCACCGGCCACGAGGACACCGCCGAGGCGATGGCGCGGTACCTGGCGGCGAGCACCAAGGACCCCGACGAGGAGAAGATCCGCGCCTACTGCGAGGGATCGGTCGCCCACTTCGACTGGCTGGAGGCGCTGGGGTTCCGGTTCGAGCGGTCCTACTTCCCGGGCAAGGCGGTGATCCAGCCCGGCACCGAGGGCCTGATGTTCACCGGCAACGAGAAGGTGTGGCCGTTCCGCGACGAGGTCCCGCCGGCGCCGCGGGGCCACAAGGTGCCGGTGCCCGGCGACACCGAGGGCACCAGGATCGTGATGGACCTGCTGCGGGACCGGGTCGAGGAGGCCGGCGTCGAGGTCCGCTACGAGACGGGCGCGACCAACCTGGTGGCCGCCGCGGACGGCGCGGTCACCGGTGTCGCGTGGCGGCGGTTCGACGAGACCGGCGCGGTCGCGGCGGCCGCCGTGGTCATCGCGGCCGGCGGGTTCGTGATGAACTCCGACATGGTCGCCGCCTACACGCCGGCCCTCGGCGGGAAGCTGTTCACCCTGGGCGGCAGCTACGACGACGGGCTCGGGATCCGGCTGGGCCAGTCGGCCGGCGCCGCGCTGGAGCACATGGACGAGCCCTTCGTCACCGCGCCGTTCTACCCGCCCTCGTCGCTGGTCAAGGGGCTGATCGTCAACAACCGCGGTGAGCGGTTCGTGGCCGAGGACAGTTACCACGCGCGCACCTCGTACTTCGTCCTCCGGCAGCCGGACGCGGCGGCCTACCTGATCGCCGACGGCGACCACATGCAGGAGCAGCGGATGCCGCTCGTCCCGCTGAAGGACGGCTACGAGACCATCGAGGAGATGGAGGCCGGGCTGAAGCTGCCCTCCGGCTCGCTCGCCGCGACGATGGCCCGCTACAACGAGCACGCCGCGCGCGGCGAGGACCCCGACTTCCACAAGCACCCCGACTGGCTCGCGCCGCAGACCCGGGGGCCCTGGGGCGTCTACGACCTGAGCCTCGGCACCGCCCTGTACGCCGGGTTCACGCTCGGCGGCATGGCCACCACCGTCGACGGCGAGGTGCGGCGGCCCGACAGATCGGTCATCGCCGGGCTGTACGCGGCCGGAGCCTGCGCGTCCAACATCGCCCAGGACGGCGCGGGCTACTGCTCGGGCACCCAGCTCGGCGAGGGCTCCTTCTTCGGCCGCCGCGCCGGCCGCGCCGCCGCGCGCCGCGCCCGCGCCGCGTCCCGTTAG